The nucleotide sequence cTTTCTGACTATGCTATCATAAGCCACTGTtcggagcgcctaggtggctcagtcagttgagtggccgacttcagttcaggtcatgatctcacagtttgtgagttcgagccccgtgtcgggctctgtgctgacagcctggagcctgcttccgattcttgtttccccctctttctggccctctcctgctcaccctctatctccttctctcaaaaataaataaacattaaaaaaaaaaattataagccacTGTTTACTGATTCCCTCCATCAAAGTATTTAATTTGTCTGAAACCCAGTagcttcatctctaaaatgatcATTGAATTATACAGTGTAAAGTTGAAGGCAAAGGAGACATAAGCTAAAAGGAGTATACGTCAGATCTCCCATTCCAAGGAAATGAAGTCTGTCCTTTTTGGGGTGGAAAGAGCAGGTAGCAAGAGAATATTTTCCAAGGAAAACTGTCTCTGGTCTGTAATACCCCTTTTGAAAGAATGGCTCACTGTGTTTAGTATCAAATCTAGTTTTAATCTCTTTATCaagtcttcctccctcccacccaggccCCGGTGTTCCTGGGGTATTGGTGAGAGTGATggcctcctctctgcctggaatctTGAGGTATTGGCAAGAACAGTCACCGTGTGCTAAGAGGCCTTAGGGCAGAAATCATGGCCCATTGGTGCCCTGCAGCTACAGGAGGAGCCTCACCTCttgtggggatggggtggggtggggtggggtggggtgggggtggggcagggtccaggagaggaagagggtatTGGAGACTCCCTCACTGTAGGGGTTTCCTGTTTGAAGGCAGGAAATTGGAGCTAATGAAGTCCAAGAACAAAAGTTGTCTTTTAAATAGAGCACAGGATGGGGAGCTGGGACCTCATTAGCCACTGATAACTTCCAGCGCCACCTGGGCGagggaaaaggagcaaaaaaggCGATCCAAGGTTCATCGGTAGCCAGAGCAgccccactttctttctccccGCCCCCGCACCTCCCCAGCCCTGTGCAGGGGAAGGTCCACAGGTGGGAGAGGATGCACAGGTGCCTGTACTGTCTTCACTCAGCCTTCTTGGGCACTCGGCCCATCTTGGTGCGGATGTTTCGTAGCAGAAAGAAGGCGactgtgctgactgcacagatCACTTCGGCCACCCAGAAGGCTGTGCTCCAGCTATAGTGCTTGGCAATGGTGCTGAAGGGCAGCCCAGCCAGAAAGCCGCCCACTgccaaggaggaggggaagagtcTGGGTCATTTGTGAGGCTAGGGCCGGCGGGGCCTGCCCCAGCCTATAGCTGGCTTAAGTGCAAGGCACAAGTAGGGGTGAGGTGGAGACTCCGCTTACCGTTGGCCATGAGTCCCACGATGGCATGGGAGGTGCCGCACAAGTTGGGAGGAGCACTCTCATTGGCTATAACTCCGAACAAGGCAATGGGACCATAGGAGGAGAAACCGAACAGAGCTCCCAACACCAGGATCCAGAGCTGCAAGGGCAGCACAGAGTGGCATTCAGAGTTTGAGAGagcctacctacctatctacctctGCCAGAGGACAGAACAAATAACTGTAGTAAGGACACAGGAAATGACCTCCCTCACCCCACTTTCTGATATAATGGACAGGGCAGAGCTAGAGGAGTGAGTGCCACACCGAGCCAACCCCAGGGCCTGTGTGGGTAGGTGAAGGAGGTACAGAAGCCATCCCTCCCAGTTAGATGCTATCTCTTCTCAGAACTCATGCTAGCTGGATTGGCTAGGGGCAAGGAAGACAGTAGGACAAGGGTAAGACAAACCAGGAAGAAAACCAGAGATAAGGCACCTCGTGCTCCGTAAAGCCTGTGAGCTCAGCGAGAGGGTGAAGAGCTGGAGTCCAGAAAGCAACATCCTAGAGGagcacaggaaagaaaaggaaaccaagtcCCGAGTCCAGGAGGGGCACCAAAGTACAAAGAGGACACGAGGTAAGACAGACCTGGAAAGGGAGATCTGAGAGGCAAAGAAAGGCCTGGGCCAGGGTGGAGCCAGGGAGAGGAAGCCTGAGAGTCGGCGGCCCTCGCTTTCTCATCCTTGTGCctgctgtgggccaggccctCCTTATTTACCTTGGAGGAGTCACTGGTCACAGTGACCCGGAAGAGGTACATGGACACGGTCATGCCAGCCATCATGAGCAGCAACAGGCCATGGCGAGGGTTCCCGTAGATGGATAGGCCTGCCTGTGGATACAGTCCCAGCAATGTCAGGGCCTAAAAGCAGCAGAGTACCTCCACCCCTGGACTCTGATACAGCAGGGCCTCTGCTGACAGGTCTTTGGCAATCCCACCACAGCTCTTGGCCCCGGGCAGCTCTGGGAGGCCCTGGGACCTGCTCGTTGTGTTCAGAGGCCAAACTCCACAACATCCCTTCCTCCACCACGGGGCAGGGTCGGGACATGTGCTGGCAAGCTGCACCTGCTTCCTCCTCAACCCCAGTTTTCCTGGGGCTGTGGAGAAGCCCACTGCCAGGCTGAGAGACATTCCAGCTCTCCTTGACATCATTTAAAGCCTTTTCCCCAAGAGTCTTAACCTTCACACCCCCAGCGAATAATGGCAGCCTGGAATCATTCCAACCTCCCCCAACCTAAACTGGCTTATGCCAGCCTGCCCGTGCCCCAGGACTCCCGCCTCTCTGGTGCCTGTCCCAGTCACGCTGGGAAGATTTAAAGggaccctcctccttcctgtcccGTCTGCCCACTCACCTTTGCCATGGCCCGGTCTGACAGGTAGCCAGCTGCGATGCTGCCTACAAGGCCCCCAACCTCCAGGGCACTCATGTAGGAGCTACCTGGAGTAGGGAGTTGtggtgggaagagggaaaggaagggtggGTGTTACACACTGGGGTTGTCCCAGACTGGCTTAAACCCAGAGAGGTACAGGGTCCCCAAGGGTGACCGACCACAGCTGTCTGAGTAGTGCCTGGCctcagggaaagaaggaagggataaaGAGAAGCTGGGCCTAAACGTCCCATCCCCTTCATTGACTCCTGCTCCCTAGGCCCACCCCCATTCCAAACTCATCTTACCCACGAGAACGGATTGTCCTTTCTCCTGGATGAGGAAGAACTGGCCCCAGTCAGTACAGCAGGTCTTTACTCCAAATACCACGAGGTAGCCCGTGGAGAGTACCCACAGGTAGGGGGACAGCAGCAGCTCCTGTAAAGCACTCTCCTCCTTCGAGGagcctgggggcaggaggaggccaggCCTGAGGCTCCACTCTTGCTGCTCTGCCCCGACTGAGCCCCCACCACTCATTAGCCAGCCACAGGGCCAGAGTCCATCCACACAGCCAGGGACCAGCAGGAAGGCACCCCTTCACCCACTGTTCTACCCTGTCGCCTCCACTATAGGCCTCAGCAAATGAAACAGGGACCAGGGCACATGGAGGAAGGCACCCAAGCCACTTAAGCTTAGGATGCTGTCCAGGACAGGACAGGGAAGTCTGGCTCTGCTGTGAGGAAGGACCGGGATATAACATGAGTCACACAGCATTTGTTGGCTCTGCCGCTTGTCTGGTACTTAAGTGTCTCTTGGAACGGAGTTTTATTTACTCCCCACCAACTTGCCACCGCCATCCCTCCCCCTACCTCCATCGGCTAGCACAGGGCTGGGCATACAGCCAGACCTCAGTGAAAGTCTGCCAAATGAATGGTGGATGAAGGTGCCCCAGTGATTCGGCTTGGGTGCGTGCTCACCCTTCTTGTCCTTGGAGGGGGCGGGGTCCAGGTTCCGGAGCCCAACGTCAGCAGGTTCATTGTGGatgagcaggagacagaggaaggagacaACTACACAGAGCGCCCCAGACAGGGCCAGCGTGCTGCGCCAGCTATAGCTCTGGGCGAGGATGGTTGCCAGGATAGGGCCCAGCCCTCCAGCCAGGTTCATGCTGGTTGACAGGACGGCCCACCAGGTGCCAAACTGAGATGGCTCAAACCACTGTGGGGCAGAGGGTTCAGAGTAGGTGCCCACGTTAAACACGTTGAAGGTGAGGgtcaggtggggcaggggcagacctAGAAGCTCACATTACAGGGACGAGGAAGAGGGCGCCTCTACTTGGCAGGGCCAATTCCCTCATCTGCCACCTGATCCCACCGTGTTTAGCTCCTAAAATATCTCGACGAGCAACAGGAGTCGGACCGGAACTCCCGAGGGGCCCGCTCTGGGACGGGGGTGCTGGTACTCCCACATGCCCTGTAGGTATCCCCTCGGCCAGTCTCAACTGGCTTCTTGGGAGCAGACACTCACCTTCCGCAGGATCTTCCCACAGGGGGGCCAGCCCAGCCCCTGTGCCAGGCCGTTGAGGAACCAGAGAGCAGCAAAGACAGGTACCATGGAGCTCCAGGAAAAGACTACGTTGACCAGGCCGACCAGAAGCAGCCCGGAAGAGAAGAGCCAGCGGGCACTCATCTGGTCAGACAGCACCCCGCTCACAAACTTGCTGATGGCGTAGGCTGCCGACTGGCTGCTGGTGATGagccctgcaggggaggggaacaggAAGCAGCGCACCTAGGGGGTTAGGGGCCAGGCCAAGGGCACAGGAGGGACGGAGGAAGGCATGGGGTCACGGGTGCAGAGGTGCCTGGCAGGGTGAGATAGGTTCCTTCCAAGGGGACCAGAAGCAGCCTGTGTTGGAATCCCAGCACCCATTCAGGGGGCGCCGCTACCCCTCCTCACCGCCGGCGCTAGCCCCAGGCTGACCCTTGGCTTTTCAACCTGGAGAGTTCCCGCTGCAGCTGTCAGGGGGCAAGAAGGGGAGAACAGGGCAGCCCCACCCTGGGATTTACCCATGCCTGATGACATTTCCTCCTCACCCTGGATGCCGACCCAGGGCTTCTAGTAATTCCGTCACCCCCACCTCTGGGCATGGGGCAAAGAGCTTAGAATTGGAATCGAGGACGTTATTCCCCCTGAAATGTAGCGTGCGGGGCCACGTGAAGTTCCTGTGCCAAGTGTCCAGTTCCCATTGCTTACGATGTCAGTGGCCAGCGTGCACCCTGTGGTCTTAGCACGCACCCACGAGGTGTGGAAACCATGCCCAGAAGCCCCCTAAACATACTCGGAATAAGCCAGACCTCTGGGGGCGCATGTGGGTCACAGGCACACAAAGACACATCACATAGGCAGCCCTCCTCAGACGCGTATCGACTACACTCCTGGTGCTTAGCCCACAGCCAGGCGTATGGTTTTCAGAGTCCGGTCGGCGTGTGCCGACTCTCCCTACCCTCCACTGTGCAGACGCTCCACACACGCTAGGTGCCTTTATGCACGACACTGCCACCAACACCAACTTGTCCTACGGGTCCTGGGTCCCAGGGCCCACCACCCTGCCCTTCCGTGGCTCACCCAAGTCGTCCTTGTCCAGAGGGATCTCCTCCACCAACGACGGCATGACAAAGGAGAAGGTCTTGCGGTTGAAGTAGTACAGGCTGTAGCCTCCAAACATGGCTGAGAAGATCACAGCGCGGTAATAGCCGTAGCCTTGGGCGGCCATGGTGGAAGGGAGCAGGCCCCAGTGGCCAAGACGCGAAGCCTCCGACCACAGCTCCTGCCTGTGGCTCTCTCAGTGACCAGATCTGCTGAGTTAGGCTTTCTCTGTTCCCTCCTCCAcccagcctcccaggctcccttTATAGCCACCTTCTGGACAATCATTAAGCCTGGGGCAGCTCGTAGGGAACCCAGTGTCCTGAGGGAGACAAGAAAACAGGAGATTACTGTCGGAGAATctgtgggggctggagggggtccCAGAGGGAGGCACTGCCCATAAGCCAGCACGCTGTGTCCCTAGAATTTCTGCCTTTCTCCGCTCTTCCTTGTCCGCCTGCCTGTGAGACCAGCTGTGATTAAAGGCTCAACCTAATTACTTTTGTCTGCCTGAgcccaggggaggcaggggtgggataAAACAGAGCTGCCCTCTCTAGCCCTGCTCCCTCAGCCACCTACcttctcattcattcagccaAGGTTTACTGGTTGCCAGACACTGCACTAGGTGCTCGGTTagtttctacacacacacacacacacacactcaaacacatACCCCCACTTCCAAGCCTTCTTAGGGCTGCTGACTCAAGCCCTGTAACTCCCAATGCCTAGCACACATCGGGATGTAGCTGTTTATGGATAGTTGCAGAATTGTAAGCGAGGGGAACTTCCCAGCGCAAGCCCCTGTTGCACTGAAAGCCCCTGTAAAGCCTGCGGTCACGGTCACTCAGCTGCCTCTGGTCCCTTTACCCTATGACGCCAGTGTGGGGTGCCCTCTGGCTGGCTGGGGGCTGCAGGGCGAGTGACAGCACGACCCGTGGGCGGGAAGGTCCACCCGCGGACTTCAGGCTGCACTGCCGAGCCCGCTAGCGTTCTGGGGCCCCGGCAACACGCCCCCGGCTTTTCCGCTCGATTAGGAAAGCAATTGGAGCAGAAGGCGTAGGCGAGAGCCGAGCAGGCGACCGCTCATAGTCTCCCGGAGGCTCCTCGCTCCAGGCGCCTAGTGGCTCAGCCCAGCAGGACGGGGCCAGGCGCAGGCTCTCGGCACCTGCCCAGCCCCGTGTCCTCAAGCTACCCAGGACACCTGACTCGGGCTGCGAGGCCACAGATCCGGCAGCCGGAGAGGTACGGAGACACCGGACTGGTGCGACAAAAAAAAGCAGGTGCAGGCTGGTGCGGAGCAGCGCCTCAGAGGCCCCCAGACCCAGGAACTGCCCCTCATCCCAGAAGGGGCAGCTGCAGGAACACCTCCGCTTTGGATCGGAAGTTACGGCAACCTTTACTGGGGCTCTAACAAAGGAGCCCCAAGACCCGAGActccccctccagccccgccTTCAGGCGGCACCCCTCCCCAGCATTTGTCCCGCTACCTGCACGCAGGCGGGAGCCGGAATAGGACAGAGCCCGGAGGCGGGACCGCATGCGCATGCGCCTGCGCTCGCTAGGGGGCGGGGCCTCCGCCTGCGCCTAGCTGGCTGAGAGCCAAGTCCACCTCCAAGGGTGTAGTCCAAAGCTGCCCGTAGTACTGGTCCTTGGGTGAGAACAGCGCCCCTTAGGGGCTGGACTCGTAGGTCCCTTCTTTAACCGATGGCATTCAACATACCAGTTTTTAGTGAGCGCCTCCCGCTACCAATCACTGTTCCGCGTTAACAGTCTGGAAAAGGCCTTGTAGAGAGCACAGTCTTTTCTGTAAGAAATTAAAGCAGtcttcaataaatacagtatgaaCATTTGATTTGTAATCAGACTGTTGGGGACAAAGTTAAGACAAAATACACGGGGTGTTTAAAGTGCCTGGCCAGGAATAAACCTTAAATTCTAATCCTGGACCCACTACATTTTAACAATGTGACCTCGGGTAATAATTTCTATGAACCCCAGTTTCTTACCAACCTCATAGGTTCATGTGAGGACTCAACagaagatttattattattttttaaagatcttatttttctaaatattctctaagtggggcccgaactcacaactccaagatcaagagtcacatactccaccagctgagccagccaggagcccctcaacaGAAGATTTAGataagaatttagaaaatttagGTAATCGCTTTCACAGACTACTGGAGAATTGCTGAAAGAATTCTAAGTGTTCCAAAGTTGACAGCAAAGATCTTTTAGATTAGGAAGGTGatcagggaagggaggagaagccTGCAATCAGCCACCACCAGTGCCACTCCAGAATGCCTCATGAaagctcttattttatttttattttgttaacgtgtattcattttttgagagacagagagagcacaagtgagggaggggcagagatagagggagacacagaatctgaagcaggctccaggctccgagctgtcagcacagagcccaacacagggctcaaactcacaaactgagatcatgacctgagccaaagtcagatgcgcaaccgactgagccgcccaggtgccccttgattggATTCTGATGAGAATCGTGGGTGGGTTTGGTATTTCCCCTCATTTCCCGTCTGGGTACCCAGAACAATGAATGCAGCCAGGGATTCCCCTGAGCAGAAAGATGAAGCATTCAGCCTCCCAGATGACAATCTTGGATCTAGCAATTGGGAGGCAGCCGATTTAGGAGAAGATAAAAGTAATGAAGAACTGGGAGTCTTAATATCAGCAAAGTACGGATAGTAAACTATCAGAAAGATATTGAGGACATTGTAGACTTGGCTTCAGTGAGGTAGGAGGATCATGGCACAGAAAGTAATATGgctggagatgatgatgatgatgatgatgatgatgatgatgatgatgattcacCTGATTCTGAAAGTCCAAATGTCTCTGAAAGTGgttcacagagaaagaagaatctgCTGAAGAACTTCAAGCTAACTGAGCACCCGGATGAAGTGAAGGATccccaagaaaactaaaagataacctactcaatgggagaagatatttgcaaatgacatatccaataaagtgttagtatccaaaatatataaagatactTTATATAAACTCAACACcacaaagcaaataatccaattaaaaatgggtggaagagggatgcctggctggctcagtcagtagagcatgcaactcttgatctcaagttgtgagttcaagccccacattgggtacagagattactcaaaaataattaatttttaaaataggcagaagacatgaatagacatttctccaaagacatacagatggcccacagacacatgaaaagatgctcaacatcactcattatcagggaaatgcaaatcaaaaccacaatgagatgggctgcctgggtggctcagtcggttaagcatctgactcttggtctcggctcaggtcatgacctcacagttcatgagttccagccccgtgttgggctctgctctgacagtgtagAGATTGtcccttcttgggattctctctctctcactctgcccctctcccacgtccactctctctctctctaaataaataaataaataaacttaaaaaaaatgagatatcacatcacacctgcagaatggctaaaatcaaaaggacaagaaacaagtgttggagaggatgtcgagaaaaagaaacacttatgcactgttggtgggagtgcagactggtacagccactgtggaaaacagtatggagtttcttcaaaaaattaaaaatggaattaccatatgatctagtaattacactactggatatttacccaaagaacatgaaaacactaattcaaaaagatatatgtacctctatgtgtattgcagcattatttccaacagtCAAATCATGGAAATAGCCCGATTGTCCATCAATacgtgaatggataaagaagatgtgatagagtcacctaggtggctcagttggttgagcgtctggctcttgatctctgttcaggtcatggtctcatggtcatgggatcaagccctgtgtcgggctccacgctgatggctggagctgcttgggattctctttctctctgtctctctcaaaataaataataaacattaaaaaaaagagagagagatgtggtgtgtgtgtgtgtgtgtgtgtgtgtgtgtgtgtgtgtgtgtaactcagccataaaaaagagtaaagtcttgccatttgcaacaccatggatggatctagagagtataatgctacgtgatataaatcagagaaagacaaataccacatgatttcattcatatgtggaatttaagaaacaaaacaaaggaacaaagaaaaaggagacaaaccaaaaaacaggctgttaaccatagagaacaaattggcagctgccagaggggaggtgggtgaaggataagtaaaataaatgaaagggatTAAGAAGGTTCttatgatggggtgcctgggtggctcagtgggttaagtgtccagcttttgatttcagctcgggtcatgatctcatggttcgagggatcaagccctgtgttgggctctgtgctggcagggaagagcctgcttgggactctctctctctcactctctctctctgcccctcccccgtgcatgtgcactctctctctctctctctcaaataaacttacaaaaaaaagtatacctatcgtgatgagcactgaataatgtatagatatagaatggttgaatcactctcttgtacacctgaaactaatataacgctgtatgttaactatactggaatcaaaatgaatataaataaaagcctTATTATAATGGACAGTGGGGGACTATACAGCACAGACttttacattataattatttatttaaaaaaaatttttttaacgtttatttatttttgagacagagaaagacagagcatgaacaggggaggggcagagagagagggagacacagaatctgaaatgggctccaggctctgagctgtcagcacagagcccgacgcgggactcgaactcatggaccataagatcatgacctgagccgaagtcggacgcttaaccgactgagccacccaggcaccccacattataattatttaaaagagtgCCTGCAGATACTATGGGTTACACTTGTATGGGTATGACTATAACCATTTTGACAAAGAGTAAGGGTTGtagaagataataaataaatacagtactcaattttcttccttattgGCACCATCAAACTTCTTTGTTATTAAACAAtgtctaagtttatttattttgagagagacagagacagtatgagttgggggggaggagggggagcagagagaatcccaagcaggctccggaccatcagtgcagagcctgatgtggggctcgaactcatgacaccatgaggtcatgacctgagatgagacCAAGAGCctgctgcttaacccactgagccacccaggtaccccagcacCGTCAAATTTCCAATCCCATCCTTTTAAAACCTTCCAAATACAGTTACAGGGAGGACATTTTATAGTTTGTGGTAACTGTTTCACCTTTTTTGTTCCTGTatgtttttctcttataaaatcTTATTTGATACTGTGATATGTTCATGAAAAATATTCTTGTGTTATTCTTTGTAATAGTAGTACTATTCATCATGGATATTTCTACTGCCAATAGCAATCTAAATTATTGTTGGCATAAGATTAGGTACTGGCCTTTGACCCAAAGCAACACGAAAGGAAATACTTCCACATCTCTTAGGATGGGATGGCAACTGTCATACATTTGGAATGTTACGATCCCAAGCAATCTTTACATAATATGAATTACACAGTGTGTTATATTTTTGATGAAACTTGGCCCgatttgacataaaaaaaaattacttctctgATCAATTGGTCTTCTATATGtaaaactggattttttaaaaagggagtaTGTGACCAAAGTTAATTTTCTTCTTAAGGCCTACATAAAGAGAAAGcagtttcccatttttaaaaaagaagagaaaaaaaatctttcatggcTAATATTTTTCAAGAGTCTAGGTCAGTTGTTTTACATAATGTC is from Neofelis nebulosa isolate mNeoNeb1 chromosome 10, mNeoNeb1.pri, whole genome shotgun sequence and encodes:
- the SLC37A4 gene encoding glucose-6-phosphate exchanger SLC37A4 isoform X2, with translation MAAQGYGYYRAVIFSAMFGGYSLYYFNRKTFSFVMPSLVEEIPLDKDDLGLITSSQSAAYAISKFVSGVLSDQMSARWLFSSGLLLVGLVNVVFSWSSMVPVFAALWFLNGLAQGLGWPPCGKILRKWFEPSQFGTWWAVLSTSMNLAGGLGPILATILAQSYSWRSTLALSGALCVVVSFLCLLLIHNEPADVGLRNLDPAPSKDKKGSSKEESALQELLLSPYLWVLSTGYLVVFGVKTCCTDWGQFFLIQEKGQSVLVGSSYMSALEVGGLVGSIAAGYLSDRAMAKAGLSIYGNPRHGLLLLMMAGMTVSMYLFRVTVTSDSSKLWILVLGALFGFSSYGPIALFGVIANESAPPNLCGTSHAIVGLMANVGGFLAGLPFSTIAKHYSWSTAFWVAEVICAVSTVAFFLLRNIRTKMGRVPKKAE
- the SLC37A4 gene encoding glucose-6-phosphate exchanger SLC37A4 isoform X1, which produces MAAQGYGYYRAVIFSAMFGGYSLYYFNRKTFSFVMPSLVEEIPLDKDDLGLITSSQSAAYAISKFVSGVLSDQMSARWLFSSGLLLVGLVNVVFSWSSMVPVFAALWFLNGLAQGLGWPPCGKILRKWFEPSQFGTWWAVLSTSMNLAGGLGPILATILAQSYSWRSTLALSGALCVVVSFLCLLLIHNEPADVGLRNLDPAPSKDKKGSSKEESALQELLLSPYLWVLSTGYLVVFGVKTCCTDWGQFFLIQEKGQSVLVGSSYMSALEVGGLVGSIAAGYLSDRAMAKAGLSIYGNPRHGLLLLMMAGMTVSMYLFRVTVTSDSSKDVAFWTPALHPLAELTGFTEHELWILVLGALFGFSSYGPIALFGVIANESAPPNLCGTSHAIVGLMANVGGFLAGLPFSTIAKHYSWSTAFWVAEVICAVSTVAFFLLRNIRTKMGRVPKKAE
- the SLC37A4 gene encoding glucose-6-phosphate exchanger SLC37A4 isoform X3 codes for the protein MAAQGYGYYRAVIFSAMFGGYSLYYFNRKTFSFVMPSLVEEIPLDKDDLGLITSSQSAAYAISKFVSGVLSDQMSARWLFSSGLLLVGLVNVVFSWSSMVPVFAALWFLNGLAQGLGWPPCGKILRKWFEPSQFGTWWAVLSTSMNLAGGLGPILATILAQSYSWRSTLALSGALCVVVSFLCLLLIHNEPADVGLRNLDPAPSKDKKGSSKEESALQELLLSPYLWVLSTGYLVVFGVKTCCTDWGQFFLIQEKGQSVLVGSSYMSALEVGGLVGSIAAGYLSDRAMAKAGLSIYGNPRHGLLLLMMAGMTVSMYLFRVTVTSDSSKDVAFWTPALHPLAELTGFTEHELWILVLGALFGFSSYGPIALFGVIANESAPPNLCGTSHAIVGLMANVPSPNQPPVHPFGLSEDAYLSVSGNSAV